GCGGATGGCACCATGAGTCTCCACGGCCTGCAAAGCGTAGGCCGAACAGGTCGGATGGTACTTGCAAACCTGGCCGTACAGGGGACTGATCGCGAAGCGATAGCCCTTCAGCAGCCAGATCAACAGGGTCTTCATGGGTGCACAGTCCTCACCGGGCACCCGATCGCGCCAGTGCGGCGTCCAGGTGCTCGGCAAGAGTGGCCGAGTCGGTGCCGTGCGCTGCGGGGAGCGCCCGGACGACGACGCGCGAGCCGGCAGGCAGGACGCCCACTCGCTCGCGCATCAGGTGCCGCAACTGCCGCTTGACGCGGTTGCGGTCGACCGCCGAGCCCACTGCCTTGCTCACGACGAAACCGACGGACGTGTGTCCGTCGGTTCCTGGAACGCGTGACCTGGGCAGGACGTGGGTGACGAGGGTCGGCTGAACGCCTTTCGCGCCACGACGGA
Above is a genomic segment from Aeromicrobium chenweiae containing:
- the rnpA gene encoding ribonuclease P protein component is translated as MTAAARVAPSCLPEPLLARSQRMRSGEDFRRTIRRGAKGVQPTLVTHVLPRSRVPGTDGHTSVGFVVSKAVGSAVDRNRVKRQLRHLMRERVGVLPAGSRVVVRALPAAHGTDSATLAEHLDAALARSGAR
- the yidD gene encoding membrane protein insertion efficiency factor YidD yields the protein MKTLLIWLLKGYRFAISPLYGQVCKYHPTCSAYALQAVETHGAIRGTWLAGRRVLRCHPWSSGGYDPVPQSHRGEECSAS